A single Anopheles funestus chromosome 2RL, idAnoFuneDA-416_04, whole genome shotgun sequence DNA region contains:
- the LOC125765838 gene encoding protein BUD31 homolog, which yields MPKVRRSRKQPPEGWELIEPTLEELEQKMREAETEPHEGKRITESLWPIFKIHHQKSRYIYDLFYRRKAISRELYDYCLKEKIADSNLIAKWKKSGYENLCCLRCIQTRDTNFGTNCICRVPKSKLEEGRVVECVHCGCRGCSG from the exons ATGCCAAAAGTGCGAAGGAGTCGAAAGCAACCGCCCGAGGGATGGGAACTGATTGAGCCTACTCTTGAAGAGCTGGAGCAAAAGATGCGAGAAG CCGAAACAGAGCCCCACGAAGGAAAAAGGATTACGGAATCATTGTGGCCCATCTTTAAAATACACCATCAGAAGTCACGCTACATTTATGATCTATTTTACCGGCGAAAAGCAATCAGCAGAGAATTGTATGACTACTGCCTAAAGGAAAAGATTGCCGATTCGAATCTGATAGCCAAATGGAAAAAGTCCGGGTATGAAAATCTTTGCTGCCTGCGCTGCATACAGACCAGGGATACAAACTTCGGTACGAACTGTATTTGCCGTGTGCCGAAATCGAAATTAGAGGAAGGACGAGTGGTTGAATGCGTACACTGCGGATGTCGAGGATGCTCTGGATGA
- the LOC125765802 gene encoding uncharacterized protein LOC125765802, producing MNNEKAACSIQHLPCEVLCKIFDYLDIRDVKKCSLVCQRWKETIFSDFYIKRFKFNFAISELSYKTIRVLEQSDRLYCNLDISNPSNSLMVDSARIFNVIYSIISYPKLEQLVTLKITIEGKPNNTVRMITDAIPRMKVLRELYVHNMIGWFSNSDTNVNTIKIRSNSIQLLEVHLVGPMVIKAPQLASLRILMHLRETITKEMQRRIENLLYSSRLPNLQSLEIHKANVFANINNVQHALSFLSKLETLEKLDLKYVNLSGYLFKAICENCTNLMELSIDSLYIMDTSTLRYLSNLAKLRHIQFKNIKCLERVSFGSVVLPNLESLGIGCFPMLYDTLEAFKSATKITVCGIGTSTGFIAALAAKMPKLKHVELEKFSASTIQSLNRLPNVELLTVAFDITMLKQVQSIVTTIKEIRCLKGGLPSFMDAKYLQTHFPKLQLITAGKNDKLRIKN from the exons ATGAACAACGAAAAAGCTGCTTGTTCAATACAGCATCTCCCGTGCGAG GTGTTGTGTAAAATCTTTGACTACCTTGATATAAGGGACGTGAAGAAGTGTTCTCTTGTGTGTCAACGAtggaaagaaacaattttttccgatttctACATCAAAAGGTTCAAGTTTAACTTCGCGATTTCTGAACTCAGTTATAAAACGATACGTGTCTTAGAACAATCGGATCGCCTGTATTGCAATTTGGATATTAGTAATCCGTCTAATTCATTGATGGTAGATAGCGCCCGCATCTTTAACgtaatttatagcattattagCTATCCAAAGCTAGAACAATTGGTTACGTTGAAAATAACAATCGAAGGGAAGCCAAATAATACTGTTAGAATGATAACGGATGCCATCCCACGGATGAAAGTGCTTCGAGAACTATATGTTCATAACATGATCGGTTGGTTTTCTAATAGTGATACAAATGTGAACACCATAAAAATTCGTAGCAACTCCATTCAGTTACTTGAAGTACATCTTGTAGGACCAATGGTTATAAAAGCACCGCAGCTTGCGTCACTGCGCATATTGATGCACCTGCGTGAGACAATAACGAAAGAGATGCAACGTCGCATTGAAAATTTGCTATATTCGAGTCGATTGCCTAACCTACAATCTCTGGAAATCCATAAAGCAAACGTATTTGCCAACATAAACAACGTACAACATGCATTGAGTTTTTTATCCAAACTCGAAACACTGGAAAAATTGGATCTGAAATATGTTAACCTTAGTGGTTACTTGTTCAAAGCGATCTGCGAAAACTGCACCAATCTAATGGAATTATCAATTGATTCGTTGTATATCATGGACACATCTACATTACGTTATCTTTCGAACCTAGCTAAGCTTCGACACATTCAATTCAAGAATATCAAGTGCCTGGAACGTGTGTCATTCGGATCCGTCGTGTTGCCTAACCTGGAGTCACTGGGAATCGGTTGTTTCCCAATGCTGTATGACACATTAGAGGCATTCAAATCTGCTACTAAAATTACTGTTTGTGGCATAGGCACCAGTACGGGTTTCATAGCTGCCCTTGCAGCTAAAATGCCGAAGCTAAAACATGTTGAGCTCGAAAAGTTTTCCGCAAGTACAATACAGTCGTTGAATCGGCTCCCGAATGTAGAACTGCTCACAGTAGCATTTGACATAACAATGTTGAAGCAAGTACAGTCCATCGTCACTACGATCAAAGAAATACGTTGCTTAAAGGGAGGTTTACCATCGTTCATGGATGCTAAATACTTGCAGACCCATTTTCCCAAACTACAATTGATCACAGCCGGGAAAAATGATAAGCTCAGAATCAAAAACTGA
- the LOC125765787 gene encoding uncharacterized protein LOC125765787, producing the protein MDVLDGVPRSVLGYPVKTRTQIVMTFLVPVIFELMVYIVLTTADILVTVEHFRNGNPSWGWFTLSLIWLPSVVCFCSIISTPERWPELIGCDERTSHFLITNIGILLFFPLAALYRFNRRIFWSIEALFHDKNTYGRAQSVAKILETSPCELYHFLQAFLQAAPQMMLQLYILLRDGTFRNYDTVTAQVISVVFSFLTMATIITSYQRFESQKIVGRCYPWSTPEQATTRRKELQRSTSTVENTIATQTPSIAPEADPIVPNIMRNFYSRYGSDEERMSDANAPFAVPGSPRKTLNVDAINFNRQQSKAHHDPFVNFTDDDKLHEFHAPDTVDRVGSKPRQTGRSVSFKLRDTVEELQEMDHYLRSTEDIRNVTDDSDDEYLKPDDFDAVPKKRAPPTPEAATGMFHRVSVFRNMLLYNAEAFIKEKVPRLPERMFDHAESDRTVVRKVGESDQLDGDAISLPSRRQTIVGLEQDDMVGKTVLFVGWVMFLLMRMLSLSTFYVFFPLYFWMLVANHYMLMIACIIYEVRLHEKLERYFFYLFLAYMYVFSLLEFKIRFIHVRWWYVGYIGIVMLENVAMLVVWFNLGVFESWWFYFLHHTIIASGVLSTMCFLFYYAFLRPKDKVLFVNE; encoded by the exons CGGCAGATATTTTAGTGACCGTAGAGCACTTTCGCAATGGTAACCCATCCTGGGGTTGGTTCACACTGTCTCTTATCTGGCTCCCTTCGGTGGTGTGCTTTTGCTCCATCATATCTACCCCGGAAAGATGGCCGGAACTGATTGGGTGTGACGAGCGGACGAGCCACTTTTTAATTACCAACATTGGCATACTGCTATTCTTCCCACTGGCTGCTCTCTACCG CTTTAATAGACGCATTTTCTGGAGCATTGAAGCCCTTTTCCACGATAAGAACACCTATGGCAGGGCACAATCGGTagcaaaaatattggaaaCGTCACCCTGCGAACTCTATCACTTTCTTCAAGCATTTCTCCAAGCCGCTCCACAAATGATGCTTCAACTCTACATTCTGCTGCGCGATGGTACATTCCGTAACTATGACACGGTCACGGCACAGGTGATCAGTGTCGTTTTCTCCTTCCTAACCATGGCCACCATCATTACCAGCTATCAACGTTTCGAAAGTCAAAAGATCGTGGGCCGTTGCTATCCGTGGAGTACACCGGAACAAGCGACGACACGGCGCAAAGAACTGCAACGGTCAACTAGCACGGTTGAAAATACGATTGCTACCCAAACACCATCGATCGCCCCGGAAGCGGATCCGATCGTACCGAACATTATGCGTAATTTTTACTCCCGCTATGGCAGCGATGAAGAACGAATGTCTGACGCAAATGCACCTTTTGCTGTCCCTGGTAGCCCACGCAAAACGTTAAACGTCGATGCGATCAACTTCAATCGACAGCAATCGAAAGCACATCACGATCCGTTCGTAAACTTTACCGATGATGATAAGCTGCACGAGTTTCATGCACCTGACACGGTGGATAGGGTCGGATCGAAACCACGTCAAACGGGGCGTAGTGTAAGTTTCAAGCTTCGGGATACCGTTGAGGAGCTGCAGGAAATGGACCATTATCTTCGCAGCACGGAAGATATCCGGAACGTTACCGATGATAGTGACGATGAGTACTTGAAACCGGATGATTTCGATGCGGTCCCAAAGAAGCGGGCACCACCAACACCGGAAGCCGCAACCGGGATGTTTCATCGAGTGTCCGTGTTCCGGAACATGTTGCTTTACAATGCGGAAGCATTCATCAAGGAGAAAGTTCCTCGATTGCCAGAACGAATGTTTGATCATGCGGAATCCGATCGTACCGTAGTGCGCAAAGTGGGAGAGTCCGATCAGCTAGATGGTGATGCGATATCCTTACCGTCGCGACGACAAACGATAGTGGGCCTGGAACAGGACGATATGGTCGGTAAAACGGTGTTGTTCGTCGGGTGGGTTATGTTCTTGCTGATGCGTATGCTATCGCTTTCCACGTTCTACGTATTCTTCCCGCTATACTTCTGGATGCTGGTCGCCAACCACTATATGCTTATGATCGCCTGCATTATCTACGAGGTGCGTTTACACGAAAAGTTGGAACGCTACTTCTTCTATCTGTTCCTCGCTTACATGTACGTATTTTCTCTGCTCGAGTTTAAAATACGCTTCATCCATGTGCGCTGGTGGTACGTGGGATACATCGGCATTGTGATGTTGGAAAACGTCGCAATGCTAGTGGTGTGGTTCAATCTGGGCGTCTTTGAGTCATGGTGGTTCTACTTTCTGCACCACACGATCATTGCGAGTGGTGTTTTAAGCACCatgtgtttcttgttttattacgCGTTTCTTCGTCCGAAGGAtaaggttttgtttgtaaatgagTGA